A window of the Equus asinus isolate D_3611 breed Donkey chromosome 20, EquAss-T2T_v2, whole genome shotgun sequence genome harbors these coding sequences:
- the TLE5 gene encoding TLE family member 5, with amino-acid sequence MMFPQSRHSGSSHLPQQLKFTTSDSCDRIKDEFQLLQAQYHSLKLECDKLASEKSEMQRHYVMYYEMSYGLNIEMHKQAEIVKRLNGICAQVLPYLSQEHQQQVLGAIERAKQVTAPELNSIIRQQLQAHQLSQLQALALPLTPLPVGLQPPSLPAVSAGTGLLSLSALGSQAHLSKEDKNGHDGDTHQEDDGDKSD; translated from the exons GGCTCGTCGCACCTACCCCAGCAACTCAAATTCACCACCTCGGACTCGTGCGACCGCATCAAGGACGAGTTCCAGCTCCTGCAGGCGCAGTACCACAG CCTGAAGCTCGAATGCGACAAGCTGGCCAGCGAGAAGTCGGAGATGCAGCGTCATTACGTCATG TACTACGAGATGTCCTACGGCTTGAACATCGAGATGCACAAGCAG GCTGAGATCGTGAAGAGGCTGAATGGGATCTGCGCGCAGGTGCTGCCCTACCTGTCCCAGGAG cACCAGCAGCAGGTCCTGGGAGCCATCGAGAGGGCCAAGCAGGTCACAGCGCCGGAGCTCAACTCCATTATCCGA cagcagctccaggccCACCAGCTGTCCCAGCTTCAGGCCTTGGCCCTGCCGCTGACCCCGCTGCCCGTGGGGCTGCAGCCGCCCTCGCTGCCGGCGGTGAGCGCGGGCACCGGCCTCCTGTCGCTGTCGGCGCTCGGCTCCCAGGCGCATCTCTCCAAGGAAGACAAGAACGGGCACGACGGGGACACCCACCAGGAGGACGACGGCGACAAGTCGGATTAG